The DNA sequence CCTTTGTTCGTGATAATTTTTACTTGGATTTCTTTGTTGAATTGGGTCGAGCCTATGGTCAAATTAAGGGCCCTGCTGGAGATGGCAAAGTTTCAGCGGTGGCCCGTCAAGATGTTGCTCAGGTCTTGGCCAAGATTTTAGAAAATCCAAGTAAATGGGCCAACCAAACTTTGAATATGACAGGGCCTGAAGAGCTGACAATGGGCGAGATAGCTCGGATTCTCAGCCAAAGTCTGGGGAAAACGGTCACTTATGTCCCAGAGACGGTCGAAGAAGCCTACGAATCCCGCAAGGCTTGGTCAGCAGAGGATTGGGAGTATGACGCTTGGGTGTCCACTTATACGGCCATTGCCAAAGGAGAACAGGCTGGGCTTTCAAATGACATCGAGCGCGTCTTGGGACGCAACCCCATCGGTCTAGCAGAACTAACCAAGTGAGAGCACTGAGCCTTAGGCAAGATAAATGAAAAAACGTTGGAATATTCCAGCGTTTTTTGCTCTGCATTTTAAAAATAACAGTCAATGCCGTGTTTCAGAAAAACAGCTTGGTAATCATAAAGATCCTCTGGATGAAGAGCTGCATAGTCAGACATTTCGTATTTGCGGTTTAGAAGTTTATATTTATTTTCTCCAAATTGATGAAAAGGGAGCAGCTGAACTTTGTCCACTTGAATATCATTAAATAGTTTTGCAAAGTGTTTGGCATCCTCTAATGA is a window from the Streptococcus criceti HS-6 genome containing:
- a CDS encoding SDR family oxidoreductase, whose protein sequence is MTVIALTGVTGHLGGLVAQALDGKKMDLRYLARRPERAPKVAGVPVFQSAYDRSQKTLEALAGVDVLLMVSASESVDRLEEHKAFIDSAKKAGVKQIVYTSFYGAEPDATFTLSRTHAGTENYIKEQGFTYTFVRDNFYLDFFVELGRAYGQIKGPAGDGKVSAVARQDVAQVLAKILENPSKWANQTLNMTGPEELTMGEIARILSQSLGKTVTYVPETVEEAYESRKAWSAEDWEYDAWVSTYTAIAKGEQAGLSNDIERVLGRNPIGLAELTK